In Macadamia integrifolia cultivar HAES 741 chromosome 1, SCU_Mint_v3, whole genome shotgun sequence, a single window of DNA contains:
- the LOC122082807 gene encoding delta(7)-sterol-C5(6)-desaturase-like produces MEDQLQLFFDETNFFNSIVLGSLLPDKLWKPLPHFLQTWIRNYIGGTSVYFISGFLWCFYIYYWKRNIYVPKDAIPSRKAMLLQIIVAMKAMPWYCALPAVSEFLIESGWTRCFSRISDVGWPAYLVYLVVYLVFVEFGIYWMHRELHDIKPLYKYLHATHHIYNKENTLSPFAGLAFHPLDGILQAIPHVVALFMIPTHFMTHIVLLFIEAIWTANIHDCIHGKAWPVMGAGYHTIHHTTYRHNYGHYTIWMDWMFGTLRDPIADSPKKVM; encoded by the exons atggaagaccagTTGCAGCTTTTCTTCGATGAAACCAACTTCTTCAACAGCATTGTCCTTGGAAGCTTGCTGCCTGATAAGCTTTGGAAGCCTCTCCCTCACTTTCTCCAGACTTGGATTCGGAATTATATTGGCGGAACCTCCGTTTACTTCATCTCTGGGTTTCTCTGGTGTTTCTATATTTACTACTGGAAGCGAAACATTTATGTTCCAAAAG ATGCCATACCTTCAAGAAAGGCCATGCTACTGCAAATAATTGTTGCAATGAAGGCCATGCCGTGGTATTGTGCTCTTCCGGCAGTTTCTGAGTTCCTAATTGAAAGTGGCTGGACAAGGTGTTTTTCTAGGATAAGTGACGTAGGTTGGCCAGCATACCTCGTCTACTTGGTGGTTTATCTTGTTTTTGTTGAGTTTGGGATCTATTGGATGCATAGAGAGTTGCATGATATTAAACCTTTGTACAAATATCTTCATGCAACACATCACATCTACAACAAAGAGAACACACTTTCTCCTTTTGCTG GTTTGGCATTCCATCCACTGGACGGGATATTACAAGCAATACCACATGTGGTAGCACTCTTCATGATTCCAACCCATTTCATGACTCACATTGTTCTCTTATTTATTGAGGCCATATGGACAGCAAACATTCATGACTGCATCCATGGCAAGGCATGGCCTGTCATGGGGGCTGGCTACCACACAATTCACCATACCACATACCGTCATAACTATGGCCACTACACAATATGGATGGATTGGATGTTCGGTACTCTTCGTGACCCAATAGCAGACTCACCAAAGAAGGTGATGTAA